A single region of the Salicibibacter cibi genome encodes:
- the crcB gene encoding fluoride efflux transporter CrcB, with protein MDIFMLSISGGIGAIARYLLGQVIMGKYPDPPIPVTMLSVNILGALGLGLFYGAYFRSIPMYAYDDLWFLILGIGFFGAFTTFSTFSMEALELLRKKSYRKFVWYVAISLLGSIVMFSAGYSLGLWIW; from the coding sequence ATGGACATATTCATGCTTTCTATCAGTGGAGGAATAGGAGCCATCGCGCGGTATTTGCTTGGACAAGTCATCATGGGGAAATATCCGGACCCTCCTATTCCTGTGACCATGCTGAGCGTAAACATACTTGGCGCTCTTGGCTTAGGTCTTTTTTATGGTGCTTATTTTCGTTCCATTCCGATGTATGCCTATGATGACCTCTGGTTCCTCATTTTGGGCATTGGCTTTTTTGGAGCTTTTACTACGTTCTCGACATTCAGCATGGAAGCGTTGGAACTTTTACGTAAAAAATCCTATCGGAAATTCGTTTGGTATGTAGCTATTTCTCTTTTGGGCAGTATTGTCATGTTTAGTGCGGGCTACAGTCTGGGATTATGGATTTGGTAG
- a CDS encoding DUF6220 domain-containing protein: MGRINQSVRIGRIVYLVLAIIFALSIATQILFAGMAIFINPVNWMKHMIFVHLFGFNIPIFMLAFAFIGALPRWAYGQLFGTLILMFFMYFTANMTTILPWFGAMHPLFGVLLVVLSCTMVLKIWKFTFDHKKNQMGEA; encoded by the coding sequence TTGGGAAGAATAAATCAAAGCGTTCGTATAGGAAGAATCGTTTACCTTGTATTAGCCATTATTTTTGCATTAAGTATAGCCACTCAGATTTTATTTGCAGGCATGGCTATATTTATAAACCCGGTGAATTGGATGAAGCACATGATATTTGTTCATTTATTTGGGTTTAATATACCGATTTTCATGTTGGCCTTTGCATTTATCGGTGCATTGCCGCGCTGGGCATACGGACAGTTGTTTGGGACTCTAATTTTGATGTTCTTCATGTATTTTACCGCAAATATGACAACTATTTTACCGTGGTTTGGCGCGATGCATCCTCTTTTTGGCGTGCTACTAGTTGTATTGTCCTGCACAATGGTTTTAAAGATATGGAAATTCACATTCGATCACAAAAAAAATCAGATGGGAGAAGCATAA
- a CDS encoding DUF5957 family protein, with protein MRTFLGILVGLIGGFVLGIALSSFIGVLGMALFNEPMGIKYLPYFTAIMCAVVVPIIDQKNLKSD; from the coding sequence ATGAGAACTTTTTTAGGAATACTTGTTGGTTTAATCGGAGGATTTGTTCTTGGTATCGCGTTATCAAGTTTTATTGGAGTGTTGGGAATGGCATTATTTAACGAGCCAATGGGAATTAAATATCTTCCTTATTTTACAGCCATTATGTGTGCCGTGGTTGTGCCGATTATTGACCAAAAGAATCTGAAATCAGATTAG